In Pyrodictium occultum, the genomic window CTTGCCAGGCTTAGCGGCCACACCCTAAGCGAGATAATAGCATATATGGAGTTAACGCTCGAGAAATTCATACTAATGAACTATGCATTGCAGCTGCTTGTCGGTGTAGCCTCAATAGCCCATAGCCTCGTAGGCAGAATCTTTAGCATAATCACATTTCCCTTCTCACTAGTGATCCAGGGCATAGTAACGACTGCAGCGACGGTAGTTGTGCTAGCAAGCATAATCTCAGCGGCTAAGGCTAAGCTCACAGCTCTCGCAATAGCACTAATATCTATACCATTCCGTATAGGTAGGAACGCTGGCGCCTCGCTCCTATCATTTATCCTTGTAAGCAACATAATGCTCCCATTCCTACCTCAATGGATCAACTTGATATCTAGCAGTGTTGGCTCTGAGCAAACACTAGTGAGATCCAAGGCAGTGGAAGTCCTGCTAAACAATACAGAGCCGGTACATGTGTGGGGGGAGGTAAAAGACGCCTATAACTACCGTCCACCTGTAGGCTTAGTCAAGTTTATAAACAGCAATGGCGCAGTGTTCCAGTTCATAATCCATGTAGACGGCTGCTACTATGTCACCAAGCCGCTCAAGATGCTGCCCAGTGGAAGCTACAGAGTAGAGGTAGAGTACCTATCTGTGCTTCTCAACTCTAGCAAAGCTATCGTGAATCTTCCACGAGACGCTAGGCTGACCTACGAGCTGGACGAGGCAAAGTACCGCATGGATATAACCGTTGAGAGGGATGCAGTATTCATCGAACCCATAGGCCTTATGATAGTCAAGGGATGCAATATAGAAAATGTGTACCAGTCCCTTAAGATGCTAAAGCTTAAGTGCACACCGCTATCTGGCAACGTTAGGATCGACATATACTCCTTAGGCGCGAACGATGTCAAGCTGCAACCTAATACTCTAAACGGCGTCTACAACTACTATGTAAACATAAGCGAGAAGCCTTGGAGGGGCGTAAGAGTCTACGTAAAGACGATAACTCTAGAAATGGCTAATGCCTCAACAGCCCTCTCGCTAGAATTCTATAAGAATATCGACTATCATGAGCTTTACCAGCTGAATGATCTCGAGCTCTCGGAAGGCATGATTTATCCTGAGCGCTCGCTGGAAGATATTGCGATTGATATAATAGTTAATGGGATAACTTTCCCTCTTGCGGTTTTCTCCTACCTAACAGTTATGTCGATGGTGTCTTTGAGCCTTGCGAGGGTGATCGGTGCCTCGTATCCTCGTGTGATATTTGACTAATACCGTGCTGGTGGTGAATAAATTGAAGTTGGCGGTAACGTTTAGAAGATCCTTGTACATAGCTCTCGGCATCTCCCTTTATGGAGCCATGTATGGTATGCTATCAAAAAATATGTATCTATTTGTAATATCGGTAATAAATATAGTTATATTTATGCTTATAAGAAGTAGTTGGTGATAGCTATGATAATTAGCAGAATTATATCTAGTATCACTAATCATATATCTAAACTACGTAGGAGCAGGAGTTGGGCCAGCGGGATAGCGAGGGTGGGAGGGTTATGCGTAACAAACATCGGCTCTGGTATCAGTGGCGTTGTTGCTGAAGTTAAGGGTGACGAGCTCTGTTTTAAAAAGCTCTTCAGCGACAGGCTCAGCCTTATTGATAGCAGGATATGCGGCATCTTCATACTATATAGGCGTGTTAGGAGCAGCTACGCAGCTAGGCTGCTTGAATCTAAAATACTAACTTATGAGGTAGAATTGGAAAGGAATCCCGAAAATATGCGTGCACGGGTGAAACTGGATACGCTACGAGAAATCTATAGGACGATAGTAGAGCGCGATGAGCCTGTTGAGCCCTCCCTCCATATAATGGTTTGCGGGGGGCCAGAAACCATAGTTGACGTCTACCGCGGTGTCGCAGACTCCCTAGCGCTGTTAGGGTGTAAGCTCCGCCCTAAATGTGTTAGCGTAAATTTTTTGAAAAGTTTCAATAAGAGGGTTATACAGCCTCGCGGCCTCATTCTGGGCAAGTTCTGGGAGCTAGTGGATTACTTAGACTCTATGACACGGTATGTTGAGTCAGCGTTTGTGCCTATAGGCTATGACATCCTCCTGGGACGTATTGTAGGCATCCCGCTCTGGGATGACACTGGGGCGAGGCATACAGTTGTTGTAGGGCCTACCGGAAGGGGCAAGACGAGTCTTGCAGCACTGGTAGCTGTGCTCTCTTCTCTGCTGCATAACGCTACAGTGGTGGCGGTGGATCCCAAGGGTGATCTATGGAGCCTGTTATCCTGGAGCGGCCTAGCCGTCCATGTGGAGGTTGAGAGTAGCAGAGATGCAGCCTATCTTGCTTCTAGGATTCTTCGCGCCCTCGGCGAGAGCGTAGGAGGTATTGTGGTTGTGGACATACGGTACCTAAGTGAGGGGGAGAAATACCTGCATCTCGAAACAGCTTTGTCAGACGCCTTCTCGCTACTGCAAGGCGTTGGTAGAAGATCGCTCCTCATAGTCGACGAGTTCTGGCGGGTTAAGGAGAGCTATGTGGTCAGGAAGATCGTGAGGGAGGGGAGGAGCAGCGGTATTAGCCTCATGCTGGTCTCCCAGCAGCCGGAGGATTTCGGCCCCGATGTATGGAGTAACTCAAGCAACTCGGTGGTGTTCGGCTCTCACGACGAAACATATCTCGAGAGCATTAAGAGGCTTAGCGGGATGGCCTCTCAGGATGTCTCCTTTATCCGCCGTCTAGGGGTTGGAGAGGCGCTTGTGCAGTATCATGGCTCGCGGAGGGCTCTCCCGGTGAGAGTCCTCCAGGCACCGATAACAGTTAAGAATCCGGGTGTAGGCGGGACGGGCAGCTGGGGTAGGGTACGTTATGGGCAAGCGGCTGATAGTGCAGCGCAGAGGTAGGGGGTCGCCGCTATATCGTAGCAGGCCCTGGCTCCATCCGGCTCCAGCCAGGTATCCGCCACTCGTGCCGGTGACGCTCCGCGGTCGTGTAGTGGAGCTAGTGCATGATCCTGGCCGCTGGGTTCCTCTAGCTCATGTGGTTCTTGAGAATGGCGAGGAGTTCTGGATACCCGCTGCTGAGGGCATGTATGTGGGCCAGATAATAGAGGTGGGCCCGGATGCCAAGCCCTCCAACGGCAACATCCTCCCTATTGGCAAGATACCGGAGGGCACTCAAGTATACAATATAGAGGTAAGGCCTGGTGATGGCGGGAAGCTGGCCCGCTCCTCCGGCGCTTACGGCATCGTCCTCGGGCGTAGCGGTAATAAGACGATAGTCCAGCTGCCAAGCGGCAAGGTTAAGGAGATCCCTAATGACGCCAGGGCTACTGTAGGCATAGCTGCTGGGGGCGGCCGCCCCGAGAAGCCGCTGCTCAAGGCTGGTGCAGCCTACTACAAGTGGAGCGCGAAGCCGCACGTATGGCCACGCGTACGCGGCGTGGCAATGAACGCTGTGGACCATCCCCATGGCGGCGGTAGCCACCAGAGCCCAAGCTTCCCAACCACCGTATCGAGGAACGCTCCTCCAGGCAGGAAGGTTGGCCACATAGCTGCACGCTCCACGGGCCGCAGGAAGGGGTAGCGTTAAACCCCCTGCACGCGGCCCTGAAGCCGGCCTGGGGTGGGTATGAGTGCAGGCTAGGCCGCAGCTCGACGAAGAGATGAAAAAGTGGCTTGAAACGCTCCCGCCCGAGTGGCTTAAGTTCCGTTACCGCGGCTACACCTTAGAGCAGCTCCTCTCGATGCCTATGGATACTTTCATAAAGCTGCTCCCCGCGAGGCAGAGGAGGAGCCTCCTACGAGGCCTTACCGACGCCCAGCGCAGGCTCCTATGGAAGATACGGCGGGCCCGCCAGAAGATCTTGCAAGGCAAGAAGGTCGTGGTCAAGACGCACGTGAGGGATATGATAATACTGCCCGAGATGGTCGGCATGACCATAGCCGTCTACAACGGGAAGGAGTTCATCCCCGTGCGCATAACACCCGAGATGATAGGCCATTATCTCGGCGAGTTCAGCCCCACCTGCCGCCAGGTGCAGCACGGCGAGCCGGGTCTAAAAGCTACGAGGAGCAGCCTCCACGTAGCCCTCAAGTAGCTCCTGGCGCCGTTTTCCCTACCCAGCAGACTTTCCCCTCCCTCCTCCCACGGTACTCCCGGCAGTCCCTGCATCCTACTCTCCGAGGCAAACAACTGGCGACAACGAGGTGCTGCAGCTTTTGGCATCCAAGAAGCCTATAAAGGCAGTGATGCGGGAGAGGTACAACGTAACCAGCTCTGGCTACGACGAGCTTTATAGGAATGAGCAGTACGAGAAGTACAGGCTCGCTATGCGCCTCCTAGAGCCCCGGGGAAAGGTTCTCGACGACGGCTGTGGCACAGCCCTCCTCCTAGAATACCTATACACTACCGGCATGCTGGGAGGACTCCTCTACTACATTTGTCTAGACCTATCTCCCGGGATGCTTCGGGTCGCTAGAAGGCGCATAGCGAGCCTGAACCTGGGCCACCTGGTTGAGTGCATTGAAGCTGACGCGGAGAACATACCCCTACGCAGCAAGAGCATAGACTACACTTTCTCGTTCACTGTGGTAGATCTAGTCGAGGATAAAGCGAGAGCGTTGAAGGAAATGGACAGGGTGACTAAACTCTATACTATAGTGACCAGTTTGAAGAAGGCCCACCAGTTTGCCAGGAAGATTCCGAAATACGGGCTCTACGCGGGAGAGACCTCGAAGGACTATGTCTTCATACGTAAGAGCAGCCAGGGGCTCTGCCGGTTGATCCCTCATCACGGCTCTAGATGGTCAGCCTATCGGGCCCTCTTCACAGCCCCTCGGCAGTCTCCAAGCCTTACATCCAGATACTTCTTAACGGCGCTCTTGACCATATCGTAGACCTTGGGGGAGAACTCCACGCGTATACGCCTTCCATCGCGCAGCAGCACCTCCAGAAGGCCCGGCGCCAGCGTGGCTTCACGCGGCCTTGGACGCGGCTTTAGAAGCTTATACCCCACGATATCACAGTAGCTTATAACAACCTCCTCACCGCCCCGGAGCCTCTCCCTCCTCTTACGGAGGGAGTATATAAATAGGTCGACACGCCTCTGCAGCCCCGTCCTGGGCCTTATACTTTCCCAATGCTCGCCGAGATAGATCAGCCTTAACGCGTCCCTGTCAAACACCATGTCGTAGTGAAGCACGTCGGGGCCGCGGCGCACCCAGACGCTATATATAACGTTTGGCTCCCTACTCCCTCCGGTCAAAGCACGGCCCCGTAGGGAGGGGCTGACCCCTAATTCTCCTCATAAAGCCTCGCAGCCCATCTATGTAGGACTCCCGTAAGCACCTATAAGACTAGAGCCAGCATCTCCATCGATAGGGAGCTTCAGGGAGCCCTCCCGGGGGACGCTTAGAGAAGGGTACACAGGTATGAGCGGCCCGGAGACCAGTGGCTGGGATAACCAGGAAGCTGAAGCTACGGCCATAAGAGAGGTCCTACACGAGGCAGGTGAACAGGTAAGCGAGAGCATTGAGGAGAAGGTTGCGAGCATATACGCTGATGTCGTGGAGAAGCATAAGAGGAAGCCAGTGCGCGACGTAGACAAGATGACCGAGATACTCAAGAAAGAGTACAGACTACTCGTTGACAAGAAAACCGTGACGCTAACAGTGGCGGCCTTTCTCGCCGGCAGACCCGTGCTCTTCGAGGGGCCCCCAGGCACGGGTAAGACAGAGATAGGCGAGGCAATACTCTCCCTATGGGCTGGGAAGCCTGCACTAGTGATACCATGCAGCGAGAACTACGACGAGTACCGCGTCATAGGCGACTTCCACCCATTAATGGCGCTGCGCTACGGCTTCAACGAGAAGAGCTTCATACCCCGGCCGCTGCTCGCCGCAATGATACTCGACACGGGGGTCCTCGTAGACGAGATAAGGAGGAGCAATGAGGAGTTCCAGAACTTGCTGTTAGACGTTATAGATAAGCGTCGTATAATAGTCCCAGAGCTGCGCCGCGTCTTCCGCGCCAAGGGAGAGGGCTTCCAGGTAATCTTCACCAGTAATCCCGAGGACTATGCGCAGGGAGAGCTAAGCGACGCCTTCCTAAGAAGAGTGGTGCGCATACCCTTCAACTACCCCCCACCGGAGCTCGAGGCTAAAATAGTAAGGCTAAGGTATGACGCCGATGCTGAACTCGACTCCGGGCTACTGAAGTCGATGATAGAGGTGGTTAACCTGCTGCGGCAGAAGGCAGCCTATAAGCCCGGGCCAGCCGACACCGTGCTCTGGGCCCGCATAGCCGGCAGGCTGGCAGCCCTCCGGGGCAGGAGGCAGGCAGCTGTAAGAGACGTTGTCGAAGCGGCCACCATAGTCCTCTACAAGAGGGTTAACGAGGAGGAGATAGTTGACGAGGTCCTCGAGAAGGTATTCGGGCTGCGGCCCTAGGGACGGGCTCCAGGATCCCCGCGAGCTAGCGCTACGTGTAGCAGTCGAGGCGAGGAGAAAGGGACTACGCATATCTACAGCCGAGATCGTGGAGGCCTCGAGGCTCCTAGCCCTCTACACCGCGGTAGCCGGCTTCAAGCCTCAGTCCCCGGAGGAGATAGCCTTCGTACTAGCCTCCGTCTATGCTAAGCGGGCGGGCGAGGAGAGGATAGTGAGAGAGGCTGTGGAGGAGCTGTTCGGCCGCCGCCAGGCCGGGAACCCTGCAAGGAGGATAGAGGAGGAGATAGAGAGGGACCTCCAGAGCCTGGGCCTCTACTATGGCGCCAAGCTGCGCCGTAGGGACTACGCGTCCAGCAGCCGGGCCCGAAGCGCCTATGCCAGGCTCCGCCTCCTGGGCATAATACGTAAAGGCCGCAAGGGAGAGTATGTAGTCAGCAGCAGCCAGGCCCGCCGCATGATCGATAGCCTCGCGCGGCGCTACGGGGGCTACCGGGAGGCAGTGAGGGACGCCATAAAACAAGGCATTAAACGCAACGGCAGCCTCATAGCTACAATGGGTGTTGATGTACTCAACTATATAGATCTTCGCGATTTCAGCGTAGATGAGCTGGTGAAGCTATACCGCTACGCGGGCAGAGACAAACAGCTTAGGCGCATCGTGTCCAGGCTAATAGCAGACAAGGTAGGCCGGGGAGAGCACTATACGAGCGCTGAAAGCGTCTACGAGATACTCCGTAGAGAAGGAGTACTGAGCCAGCACCACCTGCGAAATATACTCGAGCGAAACCCCCGCCTTGCCGAAAAGGCTGCCAGGGACTTCGGGAGAGAGGCGCTTCTCGACATAGCAGCAGAGATGGCTAGGCACGACCGGGAGGGGGCGGTAGAGGTAGCCCTACGCGCGCTGGGCGCCCGCTCCTCCAGGCGGGGTGCACTGTCCGAGATCCTCGAGAGAAACGAGCCAGGACTTCTCAGCAGCATAGGCGAAGCCCCCGACGAGGTGCTGGATACCCTTAACACCGTGGCTACCGCGAAGAGCTACCTTCTGAAAGGCCTCTCCGACCCAACGGGCGCAGCTCTCGAGTATGCCGAGTACGAGCTTGGCAGGGCGGTGGCGAGATGGGAGGAGATAAGGAAGAATTACCATGGAAGAATAGTGGACATCATAGAATCGGAGATGCTCCAGCTCCGCCAGCTGCTGGAGGCGGCCAGGCGTGGAGACGCGTACACCATCCTAAAAGGCATGGTCAGGCATATGGACGCCTTTGGGGCGTTGAAGCTTCTCCACGAAGTGTACAGTAGCACGGGAGACGGGAGGCTGAGAAACTACGCACTAATGCTCATGAAGAAGCTCTGGAGAGAGGCCCGAGCCCGCTACGGGCTAAGGCCATCTCGGAGGACGAGGTTCAGCCCCGTGCAGGGCAGACTCCACGTACGCAGGACGCTCGCAAACCTGGTGAGGCTGAACCCCAGCCCCCTGGTGCGCAGGGCCAAGTATGCTCTGAGGCAGTATGTGGTAGTGGTGGACAAAAGCGGTAGTATGAAGCCCTACGCGGTCTATGCGGTGCTTGTAGCGTCCTCCCTGGCGGCAAGTATAAGGCGGCTAGTGGTATTCGACGAGAACGTAACGGTCTACAATAATCTTAGCCGCTTATACCCGCTGCGCGTGGTCGACCTGATATTCTCAACAAAGTTCTCCGGCTACACCGACATAGTGTCGGCTCTACAGCAGGCAGCAGCCGGCCTGAACCCCGGTCACCTGGTGCTTGTAAGCGATCTCCGGCAGACAGTGGCGGCCTCTGCACGCGTAGAAGAGGTTCTTGAGGGCCTCTGGCGCCGCGGCTGGTGGATCACAATAGTACTCCCGCCGCGGTACGACGTGGAAGTGGCGCAGCGTATACAGAGCTATGCCCGCCTACACGTGGTGCGCTCGGCAGAGGATGTGGCTAGGGTTATGATGAGAATAGTCCGCGCTTAGCCTTCACTCCGAGGACGCGTCTACACCATACACCTTTACCCCGAAAAGGAGGCCGCCATGCCTAGCCTTTGCCTCCTCGAGAAGCCTACGCGCCTCTTCTACAGCCTTACCGAGATCACCCTCTCCAACCTCTATCTCAGCGTAGTATAGCTCCGGCACAACTCTCGAGGCCGACATCCTCACCGGGTAACCCAGGCCCTCTAGACCCTTGACCACATCTCTCGCCACATCTTCGTAGTAGGTGTTGAAGAACACCCTGACGAGCCGCTTCTTCCTGCCCAAGCCTACTCGAACCTCGCCATGTAGTCGTCCATGTCTACAACGCTCTTGCAGTCCTCTAGCTTATTAACGTTTACCGGCCTCAGCCTATGCGCCTTTGTGAAGGAGGCTATTGTGAGGAACTCTATGAAAGCCTTCTTGGCAGCTTCGAACTCGGATGGGAATACGCGGGGTATATCATTTGGGCGTGCGGCAAGCCTCTCCATGAGCTGGGGGCCCTGCTTCTTAACCCAGTCGCATTTCCCAGATACGAGGAGGTTGCCGGAGGGCATCTCCAGCAATATCGGGTACATCTTGCATGCAAGAGGCTTGTCCTCGTGTATTCTGCACCTCTTAGTGGCCCGGTCAAAGAAGGGGCAGAATCCCCTTATCACCCACCTGTAGAGGGCGACAGCGCAGTTACCCTCATCATCCATGTAGACTTGGAGCGGCTTGAAGCTGAGCTTGGCGCCCAGCACCGAGGCTATCTCCTCAAGCCTCCTCTTCTCCCAGGGGTACACTACAGGCATCTCATACTCCTCGGAGAAGTAGCAGCAGTGCTCGCAGAAGAGACACTTGAATACAGGCAGCCCGCGGGCCATGCTGCCCAGGCACCCTGGGCTAAACCGGGCTTCAGCTGCTCCAGTATTTTACCAGGACCGCTGGACCATCGCCGGGCAGTGATGAGGGGTGCAAACGCCTAGCCGCCCGAGGGCAGTGACGAGCTGAACCCGTCTGAGCCCCCAGAGCCGCTGGCGGGCCTCGGTAGAAGGGGTCTACTCAGCACGGCTTGTCCGCTCAGCACTCGGCAAACACGTCACCGGCCCCAGGGGCCTATACGCTGTAGCGAAGCAGTAATGTACCTAAGCCGGGCCCAGGTGAGCCACCACGGGTATGCTGCATGGGCGGTAGGCAGAGGACCAGCCTCTTCATGTCCAAGGAGGAGTCCACAGCCAAGAAGAGCAAGCAGCAGCGCCGCGCAGGCAAGCGCGAGCGTTGACCCGCCAGTATCGAATCCCTGGAGCCTATGCCGGTTTTTTAGCGGTGTCCCGCGGGAGGGCTTAGATCGGCCAGAGGATAGGTAAAGGGATGGCTGCCCTGCCTGCTCCTCCCCGCAGGCTAGAACTCGTGGCCGCGGTTCCAGCCTCCTACCTTTCCACAGAGCATACCCTCCTCCTCAAGACGGTGAAAGCAGGGATACTAGCTAGGCTGCTAGCCGTGTTCCGCGTCACCAGGCTCATCATATACGTGGACAGGGCAGGGGTTGAAAGAGACGCGGAGCTGCTAAGAGAGATACTGGAGTACATAGCGACAGCACCTTATCTCCGGAAGCTCCTATACCCGCTCAAACCAGAGCTACGGTATGCGGGCGTCCTTCCTCCCCTCCAGCTGCCCACCCACGGGGTTGGAGGCCCCCGTGCTGGTGAGGTGCGCGAGGCGCTCGTGATACGCGATCTCGGCGACGCAGTGGTGCTCGAGGCAGGCCTCGGGAGGCCGGTTAGGTGCAGAAAGCCTGGCCGCCTCCACAGCAGGAGAGTGCTGGTGGAGATCATCTCATTGGAGCCGCCCCGGATCCGCATCCTCCAGCCGGGGGAGGAGAGGGTCTACACGGGGTTCACAGTGAAGCTGGCCAGGGGGCTCCGAGGCGCGCTGGAGGCCACCCGGGGACTCCTGCGGATTGCTACAAGTAGGCTGGGGGAAGCCGTGACTCCTGAGAAGCTGAGGCGCGACTCCCTGGAGGCTCGGGCCCGGGGAGGGGTGGCGGTTCTCCTAGGGGCGCCCGACGCGGGACTTCACGAGATGGCGAGGCGGGAGGGCATGGTGCTGGAGGAGTCGGTGGATAGGATATACAACACGGTGCCGCTTCAGGGAACCCGTACGGTACGCGTCGAGGAGGCGCTCGCCGCCACCCTATCCATACTGAACCTCTTCCTGGAGTAGATCTAGCCAACGCGGGCTTAGGGTTAAAAGCTAGTAGCCGGAGGCCGCGTGGGGGATGGGGCTGCTCTAGCGGCGGTGGTGACCAGTGGGCGCAAGAAAGAAGCACGCGCCTCGTAGGGGCAGTCTAGCTGTAAGGCCACGTAAGAGAGCTTCAAGTATCGTGCCGCGGGTTAAGAGCTGGCCTAACGTAGAGAGTGAGAATCCTCTGCCACTCGCCTTCCTAGGCTACAAGGCGGGCATGACCCACGTATTCGTCATAGACGATGAGCCTGGCTCGCTCACGCACGGCAGGGAGATATTCGTGCCCGTCACGATAGTGGAGACGCCGCCCATGATAGTGACGGCAGTCCGCGTCTACGGCTATGACCCCAACATAGGCCTCTACACCCTCGGAGAGGCCTGGGCCCAACCCGAAACCCTTGAGGAGAAGTACAAGCTCGGCCTAAACCGCGTTATACCCAGGCTACGGTTCCCCGACGCCGAGAAGGCTGTTAAGAAGCTCGAGGAGAAGCTTGGCAGCGTATACGACGTGAGGATAATAGCTGCGACCCAGCCTAGGCTCGTGGGCGGTCTTAGCAAGAAGAAGCCCGACCTCATAGAGATAAAGATAGGCGGTGGCAAGGGTATCGAGGACAGGTTTGGCTATGCGGTAAAGCTCCTGGGCAACCCCTTAGACGTTAGGAGCGTATTCAGAGAAGGCCAGCTAGTCGACGTGATAGCGGTTACCAAGGGTAAGGGCTTCCAGGGTGTAATAAAGAGGTATGGCGTAAAGGAGCTGCCGAGATGGCATAAGCACCGTAAGGGGAGCCGCAGCGGTCCCGGCAGCAGGGGCCCCGCCACCACCTTCTCCTGGAGCGAGGTGCCCCAGCCCGGCCAGATGGGGTTCCATAGGAGGACGGAGTACAACAAGAGGATACTCCGGATAGGCGACAACGGCCTGGAGGTAACCCCATCCGGAGGCTTCCCCCACTACGGCATAGTGAGGAGCACCTACGTCATGCTCGCCGGCAGCATACCAGGCACCCCCAAGAGGCCAATAGTGCTCCGCCATCCTGTCAGGCCCTCTTGGACCCCCGAGTCCGCCCCCAAGATCACGTACATCAGCCTACAGAGCAAGCAGGGCAACTAACCCCCACCCGCGAGGTGGATGAACTATGCCTGGCAGGCTCGGCTCAATGGTATTCCTCCTGGCCCAGGAGCCCCCGGCGGTGCCGGTGTACAGCGCGTCTGGCGAGAAATCCGGCGAGGTGAAGCTGCCTAGGGTCTACGGGCTGCCAGTCCGCATTGATCTGATAAGGCGTGCCTTCCTCTCAGAGTTCACCGCCAGGCTCCAGCCTAAGGGCCGCGACCCGATGGCCGGTAAGAGGACCACTGCCAGGAGCTTTGGCGTCGGCCTGGGCATAGCAAGGGTGCCGAGGATCCCCGGGCTGGGCCGTGCGGCCTTCATAAACTCTGCCGTGGGCGGCCACCTGGCTCACCCGCCTAGGGTTGAGAAGAGGATCCACGAGGAGATAAACAAGAAGGAGAAGAGGCTAGCCACCGCCTCCGCGCTAGCGGCCACGGCGAGGAGAGAGTTTGTGGAGAGGCGGGGCCACCGCTTCACCTCCGAGGCAGTGCCAGTGGTCATAGAGGATGAGGCTGAGCAGGCTATATCCCGTGTCCGCGACGCTAGGGCCCTCCTGGAGAAGCTGGGCGTGTGGCCGGACATAGAGAGGGCTAAGGAGAGGACCAGGATACGCGCCGGCAAGGGCAAAAGGAGGGGTAGGCGCTACATAACGCCGCGCAGCATCCTGTTCATACTTGGCAGCCACACCTCGCCGCTAGCGAGAGCGGTTGCAGGCCTGCCAGGGGTCGACGTCGCCGA contains:
- a CDS encoding type IV secretory system conjugative DNA transfer family protein; the protein is MIAMIISRIISSITNHISKLRRSRSWASGIARVGGLCVTNIGSGISGVVAEVKGDELCFKKLFSDRLSLIDSRICGIFILYRRVRSSYAARLLESKILTYEVELERNPENMRARVKLDTLREIYRTIVERDEPVEPSLHIMVCGGPETIVDVYRGVADSLALLGCKLRPKCVSVNFLKSFNKRVIQPRGLILGKFWELVDYLDSMTRYVESAFVPIGYDILLGRIVGIPLWDDTGARHTVVVGPTGRGKTSLAALVAVLSSLLHNATVVAVDPKGDLWSLLSWSGLAVHVEVESSRDAAYLASRILRALGESVGGIVVVDIRYLSEGEKYLHLETALSDAFSLLQGVGRRSLLIVDEFWRVKESYVVRKIVREGRSSGISLMLVSQQPEDFGPDVWSNSSNSVVFGSHDETYLESIKRLSGMASQDVSFIRRLGVGEALVQYHGSRRALPVRVLQAPITVKNPGVGGTGSWGRVRYGQAADSAAQR
- a CDS encoding 50S ribosomal protein L2, with the protein product MGKRLIVQRRGRGSPLYRSRPWLHPAPARYPPLVPVTLRGRVVELVHDPGRWVPLAHVVLENGEEFWIPAAEGMYVGQIIEVGPDAKPSNGNILPIGKIPEGTQVYNIEVRPGDGGKLARSSGAYGIVLGRSGNKTIVQLPSGKVKEIPNDARATVGIAAGGGRPEKPLLKAGAAYYKWSAKPHVWPRVRGVAMNAVDHPHGGGSHQSPSFPTTVSRNAPPGRKVGHIAARSTGRRKG
- a CDS encoding 30S ribosomal protein S19 codes for the protein MKKWLETLPPEWLKFRYRGYTLEQLLSMPMDTFIKLLPARQRRSLLRGLTDAQRRLLWKIRRARQKILQGKKVVVKTHVRDMIILPEMVGMTIAVYNGKEFIPVRITPEMIGHYLGEFSPTCRQVQHGEPGLKATRSSLHVALK
- a CDS encoding class I SAM-dependent methyltransferase codes for the protein MASKKPIKAVMRERYNVTSSGYDELYRNEQYEKYRLAMRLLEPRGKVLDDGCGTALLLEYLYTTGMLGGLLYYICLDLSPGMLRVARRRIASLNLGHLVECIEADAENIPLRSKSIDYTFSFTVVDLVEDKARALKEMDRVTKLYTIVTSLKKAHQFARKIPKYGLYAGETSKDYVFIRKSSQGLCRLIPHHGSRWSAYRALFTAPRQSPSLTSRYFLTALLTIS
- a CDS encoding AAA family ATPase; the protein is MSGPETSGWDNQEAEATAIREVLHEAGEQVSESIEEKVASIYADVVEKHKRKPVRDVDKMTEILKKEYRLLVDKKTVTLTVAAFLAGRPVLFEGPPGTGKTEIGEAILSLWAGKPALVIPCSENYDEYRVIGDFHPLMALRYGFNEKSFIPRPLLAAMILDTGVLVDEIRRSNEEFQNLLLDVIDKRRIIVPELRRVFRAKGEGFQVIFTSNPEDYAQGELSDAFLRRVVRIPFNYPPPELEAKIVRLRYDADAELDSGLLKSMIEVVNLLRQKAAYKPGPADTVLWARIAGRLAALRGRRQAAVRDVVEAATIVLYKRVNEEEIVDEVLEKVFGLRP
- a CDS encoding VWA domain-containing protein; this translates as MTRSSRRYSGCGPRDGLQDPRELALRVAVEARRKGLRISTAEIVEASRLLALYTAVAGFKPQSPEEIAFVLASVYAKRAGEERIVREAVEELFGRRQAGNPARRIEEEIERDLQSLGLYYGAKLRRRDYASSSRARSAYARLRLLGIIRKGRKGEYVVSSSQARRMIDSLARRYGGYREAVRDAIKQGIKRNGSLIATMGVDVLNYIDLRDFSVDELVKLYRYAGRDKQLRRIVSRLIADKVGRGEHYTSAESVYEILRREGVLSQHHLRNILERNPRLAEKAARDFGREALLDIAAEMARHDREGAVEVALRALGARSSRRGALSEILERNEPGLLSSIGEAPDEVLDTLNTVATAKSYLLKGLSDPTGAALEYAEYELGRAVARWEEIRKNYHGRIVDIIESEMLQLRQLLEAARRGDAYTILKGMVRHMDAFGALKLLHEVYSSTGDGRLRNYALMLMKKLWREARARYGLRPSRRTRFSPVQGRLHVRRTLANLVRLNPSPLVRRAKYALRQYVVVVDKSGSMKPYAVYAVLVASSLAASIRRLVVFDENVTVYNNLSRLYPLRVVDLIFSTKFSGYTDIVSALQQAAAGLNPGHLVLVSDLRQTVAASARVEEVLEGLWRRGWWITIVLPPRYDVEVAQRIQSYARLHVVRSAEDVARVMMRIVRA
- a CDS encoding YkgJ family cysteine cluster protein, whose amino-acid sequence is MARGLPVFKCLFCEHCCYFSEEYEMPVVYPWEKRRLEEIASVLGAKLSFKPLQVYMDDEGNCAVALYRWVIRGFCPFFDRATKRCRIHEDKPLACKMYPILLEMPSGNLLVSGKCDWVKKQGPQLMERLAARPNDIPRVFPSEFEAAKKAFIEFLTIASFTKAHRLRPVNVNKLEDCKSVVDMDDYMARFE
- a CDS encoding putative RNA uridine N3 methyltransferase, encoding MAALPAPPRRLELVAAVPASYLSTEHTLLLKTVKAGILARLLAVFRVTRLIIYVDRAGVERDAELLREILEYIATAPYLRKLLYPLKPELRYAGVLPPLQLPTHGVGGPRAGEVREALVIRDLGDAVVLEAGLGRPVRCRKPGRLHSRRVLVEIISLEPPRIRILQPGEERVYTGFTVKLARGLRGALEATRGLLRIATSRLGEAVTPEKLRRDSLEARARGGVAVLLGAPDAGLHEMARREGMVLEESVDRIYNTVPLQGTRTVRVEEALAATLSILNLFLE
- a CDS encoding 50S ribosomal protein L3 gives rise to the protein MGARKKHAPRRGSLAVRPRKRASSIVPRVKSWPNVESENPLPLAFLGYKAGMTHVFVIDDEPGSLTHGREIFVPVTIVETPPMIVTAVRVYGYDPNIGLYTLGEAWAQPETLEEKYKLGLNRVIPRLRFPDAEKAVKKLEEKLGSVYDVRIIAATQPRLVGGLSKKKPDLIEIKIGGGKGIEDRFGYAVKLLGNPLDVRSVFREGQLVDVIAVTKGKGFQGVIKRYGVKELPRWHKHRKGSRSGPGSRGPATTFSWSEVPQPGQMGFHRRTEYNKRILRIGDNGLEVTPSGGFPHYGIVRSTYVMLAGSIPGTPKRPIVLRHPVRPSWTPESAPKITYISLQSKQGN